From the genome of Nicotiana tabacum cultivar K326 chromosome 17, ASM71507v2, whole genome shotgun sequence:
GAAAAGGGCTAAACATACCCtctactttaaaaaaaatagttcacAGTCAACCTCCGTTATACTTTACGGACAAAGATGCCCCTGCCGTTAGCAAAGTTGACGAAAATACACGGTGGTCCATTGTGGCAATCTGAGATAAATTTTTAGTTCAAACCATACACGTGCCATCTTCTAATTGGatgtctttatttatttattatttaataatatttgtttttcatttgagaattttatttatttcctttcttcttctttttcctttctctttctttctttctttctttcttttctaactACTTTGCAGGTAGTCACTTCCATTTTCCCTTCcgccatttttctttacttctttcttcttctttttttcctttataGAGAGATCTGATGGGGGACTGATATTAAACAGAAtgaaggaaggaaaagaaaagagaaactgAAGTAGGTTAAAGGGTGAGAGAAAATTTTGGTTGGTCAGAAAGCTTGAGGATCGCCGGCACCATTTTTCCCGGCAAAATTTAAAGTGTAGTGAGGATGACTTTTTTCTCATCTTCAAAAGAAACAAGATTTCCAACTAGAAAATAAAACTACCAGATCATAAGTATCCAATGACATTCATTAACACCCAATAAAAATATATAGCAAAATGTATTAGTAATATTTATCTTTGACCAAGAGCTTAACTTTACTGCAATTGCCCATAAGTGTGACCCCCAAATTTGCTAATATTAGATTTTCTCTGTAGTGCTTCTGATATCATAGTTGAGATTGACAAAAGAAAGATAAAtagaatgaaagaagaaaagaaaaaatggtgGAAGGAGAAATGGCGGTGACGAAGGacttagaaaagaaagaaagaaagaaagaaagagaaaagagaaaagaaaaaagaaagagaagaaaaggaagtagaatgaaaatttcaaatgaaatggattattttaaataatagtaACTAAATATAAACATCCAATTAGAAGATGACACATGTataatttgaacttaaaatttctTTCAGCTTCAGTGGACCTCCGTTAAAAACTAGGGGTATTTTCATCAACTTTGCTAACGTCAGGGTATCTTTATTCCTAAAGTATAACGGAGGTTATATGTgaactatttttaaaaatagaGGGGTATATCtgaccatttttccttttctCAATTATAGCTAAACTAACATTTTGGTTAACAAACGTGTCAATAAGTATATTAGGAAATTAGAAGTCCAACTTATTGTAATAATATATTTTAAGCCGTTGCCTTGAATGTAACCTATGCTACCAAACAGGTATTAACATAGAATAGATTAGTTTCACTCAAGAATGATGATAATAAAGAAAGTAGAATCTCAAAAAGAAAAGACGGCTAATAAATTTCGCATTACTTATCGTTAAATGAAGGAACCTAATTTGCAGTTAAATGTTTTTTCTTATCGTCATGGATTTTTAGATGTTAGAAAAGAAAGGTTCAAATTAATGAACTAAGAGGGGGGATCAAACTTAATATCTATATCATAAGTTCAAAAATATTACAATTTGAGATACTGTTCTAAAGAAAATGCTGGGTGTGTAATATCGTCATTCGAATTATTACAGGCAGGAATTGGaataagaattaaaaagaagaaagatacaAAGTGAAACACAGTTGAGCGCAAAACCTGATCCAGCGGAAGCAAATACAAATTCACTCCTACATGTTTCCAATAtcacaagaaagaaaggaaatggaagTAAGTTTTAGGTCCTgtacaagaaaaaagaaaggaaaagcaaaagaaacggaAAAGGAAATGTCACATTAACAAATCTCTATCTGGCTAGCACAAGAATGAAGTTTCAGCAGTCAGAAGCAGAACGCTAAACCAGTAAAGAATGCCGCTTAAATTCAACCATAGTAATTTTTGCAAATTCAGACATTGAACTCAGATTTCTATACACGAACTTGAACAAGAGGATACATGCTACCGACCAAACCAGCCTCGTGGTGGCTGGACGTCTCCATCATTCATCAACTTGTCCAACACCGTATTCAAATCGACAGCCTGTCCACTCTCAGTCAACCTCCGCACTGTTTCCCTTACTTGGTCTCTTGAAAATCCCATGTTCGTCACTTTGTCAACAACATCATCAATAGGAACCCTAATACCAGTACCGGGAGAACTAGACCCACTACTAACAGCAGAAGCCGTAGGTAGTGCTTGAGGTAATATCCTTGCAGTGGGGAGCTGCTGATAGCCACTTCCACCACTCTGGCCCATTGCAGGTAAGTTAACTTGTGGTGGTTTCATTGAGGAGCCACTGCCATACTGACCTGGGGAACTGCTATAAGGATAAGGTTCTCCATGCACAGAGGATGTTGGATATACACCAGAATATCCGGGACCAGGTCTGCTAGGTGGGGGCTCAAACATATTAGGGGGAGCTGCATATAACTGCTGGGATGGAGGGGCCCCACTTGATGGATGAGGAGGTTGGCGGATGCTTGGTGGTGGATAATTCTGGGATGGTACAAAAGGTGTCTCTTCACGATGATGGCCTACTAGAGGTTGAGGTTGCGAGGGATTGACAGAGGAATGAGGGGGTTGTGGTTGAGCAGGTGGAGGTGGCTGAGAGTATATTGGCGGAGGGGCAGACTGATATTGTTGATGTGGAGGTGGTGGAGGAGTCTGATGCTGCTGTGGTGCAGGCAGTTGGTACTGCTGACTTAAGTTTTCCGGTGCTTGACCAGCTGGGAGATAATAAGCTTCTGACTGAGGATGGGAGGGAATTGGATTCTGAGGAAACTGGTTCTGAAGTTGAACTTGGTATGGCGGATTCTGTTGAGGAGGGGGCGGAGGAGCATTTGGAGGAGGTACGGTAGAAGGTGGTTGTGTAAGAGCAACAGGAGGAAATTGCTGGTGGGATTGAAGAGGAGCAGATGCTGTAGGTTGGGATGAATCCTTATGTGTAGTATTGTGGGTTTCTGCTTCCTGCTCAACCTTTGGAGCTTGCGATTTCATGAGCTGCAGCTGAACATCCATTATTTCCTGTTTATCTCTTATCACCTGAACACCATCTTGCACCTACATGATAATTAATAAAACAAGCAGCTAACAATCCATCttgataacataaaaaaaaaagggggggaggGGAGAGAGGGAGAAGACATACAAGGCCAGACTTAATTTAAGACATTCCTCCAACCATCATGAtagaacaaaaaggaaaagaacacaTCACGCCagattaaacataaaaatttatCCTTTACTGATGggatatcaaatttttcatcaTTCTCTGGCGCAAAGCAGATGCAACAACattcccagtataatcccacatagcGGGGTTTGGGTCAGGCGCAAAGCAGATAAGATGGCAAAATTATCTCACCAAATAATCACCAATCAGCCTTATGATAATACCGTTCATCATGCCACCAGAATGATATCCTAAATATTATGCGTGCTTTTTccaaaattttgataaattagTTTTTACCAAAGACTTCAAAGTGATCATCCCACTACAAGCCAGGGTGAATTGATATCACAAAGGAGAAAGCTAGTTAGGGTACAAATGACAATTCCAGAACTGAAATCATCACCTGAAGCAAATAGAGAACGATTCACAACCTCCCTATCTAACTTAATTTGTACTAATTTATATGCAGTGCTTAATGAGCGCTCCCTTTTCCCCGCATGCCATTGAGTTGTACCAAGGTTCTCCAGCATCTAAAAGTTTTAGATTTATatacatgtttttttttaaaaaataaatagatacATGGATCAAGGTGTCCTTGCACTGTCATTAAACAAAGAGACAATTAAACCTATGAGGAAACAATTCATAGTGTATATACCAGAAGTCAGAACTCAGAACTATCAATATATTGCAGTACTCAGCATAGGTAAAAATAGATGAGGAGAGAGGCAATAACATAAAGACACGAAGACCATGGTCTTGAAACAAGGGTAAAAGGGGCACTCCTCTTGCACTTCTCATTCTAAGGACAACTACTGAAAAGTGCTAAAGATAATAGTTAGTCtattcaacaacaaaagaaaCGTAGAAGCAGCATACACATACCCAACTCTAGAGCAGTTTGATATATTTCATTTTGGCGCCAAATCAAGAGCAACTTAATTGAAACAGGATGATAAATCTAAGAACTGCAGATACCTGTCTAAGTATATTTTCCAACTGTCTCAATTTTCCATCAGTGACTCCATGGTTGTTACCAACAGACAACTTAAGTTCATCAACAGAGTTATCAATCTGGCGACTTCTAGTTTCTAATTGTGATAGCCGAGCACTAACTCCCTCCATTGCATGCAGAAGATTATCGGCATACTTCTTAACTGTGTGATCAATTTCCGATAACAAAGATGAATAAACACTGCTCAAATCTTTCTCCACAATAACTTTGGCAGCTTCAGTCGAATCAAGAGAACCATAATTCTGCACAGAAGTAGAAACGTAAATATAAAAGAACTCCATTAACTGAAAAAAATGGTGTAGAATTCACATATGGTGTTGAGCAAGTAATATAATATTAACTGAATAGTTTGGGCTATCCGTCTAAAAAGTTGGATCAATTTGAACTATTATGACGACCCAAGTCGACTCGTTAGGATATTGAAGATCTAACCCCAGAGAACCCgtgaaaaatgaaaatagcaaTAATCTATCTAtctacacacacacatatatatgtcGCACCTTCTCTTCTCTCCTTCTCACGCTACCCGGCAGTTGCGGATCAGTTGTGGATCCACGTTCAAGCTTTGGGTTCCTGTGAACCCATGCTCAGTCCCCAAGTTCTATACTATGTTGTACACGATTCTCATAGATCACATCAATACTATCCTTGGGAACCCAATAAAACAAAGGCATGTGGTGCAC
Proteins encoded in this window:
- the LOC107779482 gene encoding uncharacterized protein LOC107779482 isoform X2, whose amino-acid sequence is MDKQIMDLSNSQNNNSDFIDLVNPQVDHHISGDPKKEDIVPSYEFHPIRPIGSSSPKSNVDSSNVGAAARAWNSADSKNNTESSIRNYGSLDSTEAAKVIVEKDLSSVYSSLLSEIDHTVKKYADNLLHAMEGVSARLSQLETRSRQIDNSVDELKLSVGNNHGVTDGKLRQLENILRQVQDGVQVIRDKQEIMDVQLQLMKSQAPKVEQEAETHNTTHKDSSQPTASAPLQSHQQFPPVALTQPPSTVPPPNAPPPPPQQNPPYQVQLQNQFPQNPIPSHPQSEAYYLPAGQAPENLSQQYQLPAPQQHQTPPPPPHQQYQSAPPPIYSQPPPPAQPQPPHSSVNPSQPQPLVGHHREETPFVPSQNYPPPSIRQPPHPSSGAPPSQQLYAAPPNMFEPPPSRPGPGYSGVYPTSSVHGEPYPYSSSPGQYGSGSSMKPPQVNLPAMGQSGGSGYQQLPTARILPQALPTASAVSSGSSSPGTGIRVPIDDVVDKVTNMGFSRDQVRETVRRLTESGQAVDLNTVLDKLMNDGDVQPPRGWFGR
- the LOC107779482 gene encoding uncharacterized protein LOC107779482 isoform X1, producing MNTSQYMDKQIMDLSNSQNNNSDFIDLVNPQVDHHISGDPKKEDIVPSYEFHPIRPIGSSSPKSNVDSSNVGAAARAWNSADSKNNTESSIRNYGSLDSTEAAKVIVEKDLSSVYSSLLSEIDHTVKKYADNLLHAMEGVSARLSQLETRSRQIDNSVDELKLSVGNNHGVTDGKLRQLENILRQVQDGVQVIRDKQEIMDVQLQLMKSQAPKVEQEAETHNTTHKDSSQPTASAPLQSHQQFPPVALTQPPSTVPPPNAPPPPPQQNPPYQVQLQNQFPQNPIPSHPQSEAYYLPAGQAPENLSQQYQLPAPQQHQTPPPPPHQQYQSAPPPIYSQPPPPAQPQPPHSSVNPSQPQPLVGHHREETPFVPSQNYPPPSIRQPPHPSSGAPPSQQLYAAPPNMFEPPPSRPGPGYSGVYPTSSVHGEPYPYSSSPGQYGSGSSMKPPQVNLPAMGQSGGSGYQQLPTARILPQALPTASAVSSGSSSPGTGIRVPIDDVVDKVTNMGFSRDQVRETVRRLTESGQAVDLNTVLDKLMNDGDVQPPRGWFGR